A window of the Mus pahari chromosome 1, PAHARI_EIJ_v1.1, whole genome shotgun sequence genome harbors these coding sequences:
- the Med25 gene encoding mediator of RNA polymerase II transcription subunit 25 isoform X6, translating to MVPGSEGPARAGGLVADVVFVIEGTANLGPYFEELRKHYLLPAIEYFNGGPPAETDFGGDYGGTQYSLVVFNTVDCAPESYVQCHAPTSSAYEFVTWLDGIKFMGGGGESCSLIAEGLSTALQLFDDFKKMREQIGQTHRVCLLICNSPPYLLPAVESTTYSGCTTESLVQKIGERGIHFSIVSPRKLPALRLLFEKAAPPALLEPLQPPADVSQDPRHMVLVRGLVLPVGGSSAPGPLQPKQAVPLPPAPTSAATLSAAPPQALPPVPPQYQVPGNLSAAQVAAQNAVEAAKSQKAGLGPRFSPINPLQQAAPGVGPPFSQAPAPPLAPVPPGAPKPPPASQPSLVSTVAPGPGLAAPAQPGAPSLAGTVTPGGVSGPSAAQLGGPALGGQQSVSNKLLAWSGVLEWQEKPKPASVDANTKLTRSLPCQVYVNHGENLKTEQWPQKLIMQLIPQQLLTTLGPLFRNSRMVQFHFTNKDLESLKGLYRIMGNGFAGCVHFSYKASCEVRVLMLLYSSKKKIFMGLIPYDQSGFVNGIRQVITNHKQVQQQKLEQQRGLQLRAPQPQPQGAVGASAATGQPQPQGGTQAPTGAPQGPPGAAPGPPPSGPILRPQNPGANPQLRSLLLNPAPPQTGVPPPQASLHHLQPPGAPALLPHQSLGQPQLGPQLLHPPPAQSWPTQLPQRAPLTGQMLLSGGPRGPVPQPGLQPSVMEDDILMDLI from the exons ATGGTCCCCGGATCCGAAGGCCCGGCGCGGGCCGGGGGCCTGGTCGCCGATGTGGTGTTTGTGATCGAGGGGACAGCCAACCTGGGGCCGTACTTCGAGGAGCTGCGCAAGCACTACCTGCTGCCCGCCATAGA GTACTTCAACGGGGGACCCCCTGCGGAGACGGACTTTGGGGGAGAC TATGGTGGAACCCAGTACAGCCTTGTGGTGTTCAACACAGTGGACTGCGCTCCAGAGTCCTATGTACAGTGTCACGCACCTACCAGCAGTGCCTATGAATTTGTCACCTGGCTCGATGGCATCAA GTTCATGGGCGGTGGTGGCGAGAGCTGCAGTCTCATTGCTGAAGGTCTGAGCACTGCCCTGCAGCTGTTTGATGACTTTAAGAAGATGCGTGAGCAGAT TGGCCAGACCCACCGAGTCTGTCTCCTCATCTGCAACTCGCCCCCATACCTACTGCCCGCTGTGGAGAGCACCACGTACTCAGGCTGTACCACAGAGAGCCTGGTGCAGAAGATAGGAGAG CGTGGCATCCACTTCTCCATCGTCTCTCCGAGGAAGCTGCCAGCCCTCCGGCTCCTGTTTGAGAAGGCGGCTCCTCCTGCCCTACTGGAGCCTTTGCAGCCACCAGCAGATGTCAGCCAGGACCCCAGGCACATGGTGCTTGTGCGTGGGCTTGTGCTGCCTG TTGGTGGCAGCTCGGCCCCAGGCCCTCTGCAGCCCAAGCAAGCAGTCCCCCTGCCACCGGCTCCAACTTCTGCTGCCACACTGTCAGCAGCGCCCCCACAGGCTCTGCCCCCTGTCCCACCACAGTACCAG GTCCCTGGGAACCTAAGTGCTGCTCAGGTGGCTGCGCAGAATGCTGTGGAGGCTGCCAAGAGCCAGAAGGCCGGGCTGGGCCCACGCT TCTCACCCATCAACCCTCTCCAGCAAGCTGCTCCAGGAGTGGGGCCCCCCTTCAGCCAGGCCCCAGCACCCCCATTGGCTCCTGTGCCCCCTGGAGCTCCCAAGCCACCTCCTGCCTCACAGCCTAGCCTAGTGTCCACCGTGGCCCCCGGACCTGGCCTAGCAGCTCCTGCACAGCCTGGGGCTCCGTCTCTG GCAGGCACTGTGACCCCGGGTGGGGTCAGCGGTCCATCAGCAGCCCAGCTTGGAGGTCCTGCACTTGGTGGGCAACAGTCAGTATCCAACAAGCTCCTAGCCTGGAGTGGTGTCCTCGAGTGGCAGGAG AAACCCAAGCCTGCATCTGTGGATGCCAACACCAAGCTGACAAGGTCTCTGCCTTGCCAGGTCTATGTGAACCATGGAGAGAACCT GAAGACTGAGCAATGGCCCCAGAAACTGATCATGCAGCTCATCCCTCAGCAGCTGCTG ACCACCCTGGGCCCGCTGTTCCGGAACTCAAGAATGGTTCAGTTCCACTTCACCAACAAGGACCTGGAGTCCCTCAAAGGCCTCTACCGCATCATGGGCAATGGCTTT GCGGGCTGCGTGCACTTCTCCTACAAGGCGTCGTGCGAGGTGCGCGTGCTCATGCTCCTGTACTCGTCTAAGAAGAAGATCTTCATGGGCCTCATCCCCTACGACCAGAGCGGCTTCGTCAACGGCATCCGCCAGGTCATCACCAACCACAAGCAGGTCCAGCAGCAGAAGCTGGAGCAGCAGCGTGGG CTACAGCTCCGTGCaccacagcctcagcctcagggTGCTGTGGGAGCTTCTGCGGCTACTGGGCAGCCCCAGCCCCAAGGTGGTACTCAGGCCCCCACAGGCGCACCTCAAGGTCCTCCTGGAGCAGCCCCTGGCCCACCTCCTTCTGGACCCATCCTGCGGCCCCAGAACCCTGGGGCCAACCCCCAGCTGCGGAGCCTTCTCCTTAACCCAGCACCG CCCCAGACTGGGGTGCCCCCACCTCAGGCCTCCCTACACCACCTACAGCCTCCAGGGGCCCCTGCATTGCTGCCACATCAGAGCCTGGGGCAGCCCCAGCTGGGGCCGCAGCTCCTGCATCCTCCACCTGCCCAGTCGTGGCCCACACAGCTTCCCCAGCGAGCACCACTGACAG GTCAGATGCTGCTGAGCGGGGGTCCCCGGGGCCCGGTCCCCCAGCCGGGCCTGCAGCCCAGCGTCATGGAGGACGACATCCTCATGGACCTCATCTGA
- the Med25 gene encoding mediator of RNA polymerase II transcription subunit 25 isoform X4: MVPGSEGPARAGGLVADVVFVIEGTANLGPYFEELRKHYLLPAIEYFNGGPPAETDFGGDYGGTQYSLVVFNTVDCAPESYVQCHAPTSSAYEFVTWLDGIKFMGGGGESCSLIAEGLSTALQLFDDFKKMREQIGQTHRVCLLICNSPPYLLPAVESTTYSGCTTESLVQKIGERGIHFSIVSPRKLPALRLLFEKAAPPALLEPLQPPADVSQDPRHMVLVRGLVLPVGGSSAPGPLQPKQAVPLPPAPTSAATLSAAPPQALPPVPPQYQVPGNLSAAQVAAQNAVEAAKSQKAGLGPRFSPINPLQQAAPGVGPPFSQAPAPPLAPVPPGAPKPPPASQPSLVSTVAPGPGLAAPAQPGAPSLQAGTVTPGGVSGPSAAQLGGPALGGQQSVSNKLLAWSGVLEWQEKPKPASVDANTKLTRSLPCQVYVNHGENLKTEQWPQKLIMQLIPQQLLTTLGPLFRNSRMVQFHFTNKDLESLKGLYRIMGNGFAGCVHFSYKASCEVRVLMLLYSSKKKIFMGLIPYDQSGFVNGIRQVITNHKQVQQQKLEQQRGMGAQQAPPGLGPILEEQARPPQNLLQLRAPQPQPQGAVGASAATGQPQPQGGTQAPTGAPQGPPGAAPGPPPSGPILRPQNPGANPQLRSLLLNPAPPQTGVPPPQASLHHLQPPGAPALLPHQSLGQPQLGPQLLHPPPAQSWPTQLPQRAPLTGQMLLSGGPRGPVPQPGLQPSVMEDDILMDLI; this comes from the exons ATGGTCCCCGGATCCGAAGGCCCGGCGCGGGCCGGGGGCCTGGTCGCCGATGTGGTGTTTGTGATCGAGGGGACAGCCAACCTGGGGCCGTACTTCGAGGAGCTGCGCAAGCACTACCTGCTGCCCGCCATAGA GTACTTCAACGGGGGACCCCCTGCGGAGACGGACTTTGGGGGAGAC TATGGTGGAACCCAGTACAGCCTTGTGGTGTTCAACACAGTGGACTGCGCTCCAGAGTCCTATGTACAGTGTCACGCACCTACCAGCAGTGCCTATGAATTTGTCACCTGGCTCGATGGCATCAA GTTCATGGGCGGTGGTGGCGAGAGCTGCAGTCTCATTGCTGAAGGTCTGAGCACTGCCCTGCAGCTGTTTGATGACTTTAAGAAGATGCGTGAGCAGAT TGGCCAGACCCACCGAGTCTGTCTCCTCATCTGCAACTCGCCCCCATACCTACTGCCCGCTGTGGAGAGCACCACGTACTCAGGCTGTACCACAGAGAGCCTGGTGCAGAAGATAGGAGAG CGTGGCATCCACTTCTCCATCGTCTCTCCGAGGAAGCTGCCAGCCCTCCGGCTCCTGTTTGAGAAGGCGGCTCCTCCTGCCCTACTGGAGCCTTTGCAGCCACCAGCAGATGTCAGCCAGGACCCCAGGCACATGGTGCTTGTGCGTGGGCTTGTGCTGCCTG TTGGTGGCAGCTCGGCCCCAGGCCCTCTGCAGCCCAAGCAAGCAGTCCCCCTGCCACCGGCTCCAACTTCTGCTGCCACACTGTCAGCAGCGCCCCCACAGGCTCTGCCCCCTGTCCCACCACAGTACCAG GTCCCTGGGAACCTAAGTGCTGCTCAGGTGGCTGCGCAGAATGCTGTGGAGGCTGCCAAGAGCCAGAAGGCCGGGCTGGGCCCACGCT TCTCACCCATCAACCCTCTCCAGCAAGCTGCTCCAGGAGTGGGGCCCCCCTTCAGCCAGGCCCCAGCACCCCCATTGGCTCCTGTGCCCCCTGGAGCTCCCAAGCCACCTCCTGCCTCACAGCCTAGCCTAGTGTCCACCGTGGCCCCCGGACCTGGCCTAGCAGCTCCTGCACAGCCTGGGGCTCCGTCTCTG CAGGCAGGCACTGTGACCCCGGGTGGGGTCAGCGGTCCATCAGCAGCCCAGCTTGGAGGTCCTGCACTTGGTGGGCAACAGTCAGTATCCAACAAGCTCCTAGCCTGGAGTGGTGTCCTCGAGTGGCAGGAG AAACCCAAGCCTGCATCTGTGGATGCCAACACCAAGCTGACAAGGTCTCTGCCTTGCCAGGTCTATGTGAACCATGGAGAGAACCT GAAGACTGAGCAATGGCCCCAGAAACTGATCATGCAGCTCATCCCTCAGCAGCTGCTG ACCACCCTGGGCCCGCTGTTCCGGAACTCAAGAATGGTTCAGTTCCACTTCACCAACAAGGACCTGGAGTCCCTCAAAGGCCTCTACCGCATCATGGGCAATGGCTTT GCGGGCTGCGTGCACTTCTCCTACAAGGCGTCGTGCGAGGTGCGCGTGCTCATGCTCCTGTACTCGTCTAAGAAGAAGATCTTCATGGGCCTCATCCCCTACGACCAGAGCGGCTTCGTCAACGGCATCCGCCAGGTCATCACCAACCACAAGCAGGTCCAGCAGCAGAAGCTGGAGCAGCAGCGTGGG ATGGGGGCACAGCAGGCACCTCCAGGCCTGGGCCCCATTCTGGAGGAGCAAGCGAGGCCCCCGCAGAATCTA CTACAGCTCCGTGCaccacagcctcagcctcagggTGCTGTGGGAGCTTCTGCGGCTACTGGGCAGCCCCAGCCCCAAGGTGGTACTCAGGCCCCCACAGGCGCACCTCAAGGTCCTCCTGGAGCAGCCCCTGGCCCACCTCCTTCTGGACCCATCCTGCGGCCCCAGAACCCTGGGGCCAACCCCCAGCTGCGGAGCCTTCTCCTTAACCCAGCACCG CCCCAGACTGGGGTGCCCCCACCTCAGGCCTCCCTACACCACCTACAGCCTCCAGGGGCCCCTGCATTGCTGCCACATCAGAGCCTGGGGCAGCCCCAGCTGGGGCCGCAGCTCCTGCATCCTCCACCTGCCCAGTCGTGGCCCACACAGCTTCCCCAGCGAGCACCACTGACAG GTCAGATGCTGCTGAGCGGGGGTCCCCGGGGCCCGGTCCCCCAGCCGGGCCTGCAGCCCAGCGTCATGGAGGACGACATCCTCATGGACCTCATCTGA